The sequence AAGTCGTCTATGTAGAGAGTTCAGTTGGAGATAACTTTACTGGCATTTTTGCAGGTGACCATGCAAGAACAAGAAATGCTAGTGCTGGTAGAAATGGAGCAGAACTCAACTCTAGTGACAGAGGAAACAGTCCACAGAATTCAGCATTCTCTACTGCACATAGTAGAGATATATGCACAACATTTTATGTGGATAGAGATGGCACTACCCTGGTTCATGAGAGAGTGAGCGAGTCCATGCAGAATAAAGGAGGAGAACAAATTGGGCTGAATGGGCAGAATACATCAAAGAACAGGGCAGCTTCTACTGGTTCGATGACTGGTGATCGGAATAGTGAAGCAGCTGTACAATGTGGATCTTATCCTGGGGTTGCATCACGAAATGAACCACCTCCTCTTTCTACAGGAAGAGAGCAATTGGTTGATATTGAGACAGACAAACTGTGGCACTATCAGGATCCAACTGGAAAAACTCAAGGGCCATTTGCCATGGCCCAACTGCGTAAATGGAGTACAAGTGGGCTTTTCCCTCGTGATTTGAGAGTGTGGAAGATAAATGAGAAACCGGATGACCCTATTCTTTTGATCAATGCATTGGTTGGACGATTCCATAAAGAGCCAGCATTGTCCCATAACCGCTCCTCACAGGCACAAGAAGCAACAGTTGCTTCTGATAAAGATAAAATGCATGAATTTGGTATGAATCAGAGTATTGATGCCGTTCAGTtagacaataaaaatataaactggaAGTCAGTGCAAAACAATGCAAGTGTCAAttgtaatgatgatgatgagcttCTAGGAAGCAATGCATGGGATGCCCATTCTTCAAGTTGGACTACAGCTATGAATGTCACCATTCCTAACAATGGACAGGCACAACTTGCTCTACAACTTTTGGAATTGTCCAAGGGCTGCAAGGCTTCGTctaatcaatccaatatgtGTAATTCACTTTCCTTGTTTCCGTCTTCTGGAAAGCTCGGTGAAACTCCACTTCAGGTAAAGGAAGAACATGAGGATGAAAAACGGATTTATGATCTGAGTGATGTAAATGGGAATTCACTCAAAACCCCTGaaggtaaaaataatattggcaAAAGTGATGATAGACAGGCTGATAGTGAGAGTTATTCAAACCAGTCTTCTGGACAGAACTGGAGACCCCCTGTAAAAAGTTCAAGCGGATGGGATTCCAACTCTACTTTGGTTTCTGGGACGAAGTCTGTTGAAACATCGCAGAAGAATGAGGAAATAGAGTTCTTTGATTTGCCTTGTCCAACACCGAAGCAGCAACTTGAGGATTTGCAAGGACAGGCTGTTGAAAGCAACCACACTACTTCAAAGCTTCCTGTTCTAGATTCAGGACCTTGCTGGAGTACTGCTTCCAGTTTAGTGGTTGGTGGAGCAAAGCTAGCTGGAGTAGCCAGTGAATGGGGCGGCTGTTCGCCTGCTCCTGTTAAACCTGTTGAGGAATGGGACTCCAATCATGTGTCCACCTCTTCACTGAAACCTACAGATGGGGGCAGTGATCATGCTGCTACACTGACTCCAGATAGTGGCCAATTGACACACACTCCCCCCACCCACCCAGTGATTGATGCACCTGATTGGCAGCCCATCATTCCTGAACCTGCTGAGTTCTGCTCTTTAGTTGATGAATCTGTTTCAGACCTATTGGCAGAAGTTGAAGCGATGGAGTCTCTTGGTGGTTTGCCTTCCCCAACTTCGAAATTGTGCTCTGCTGGGGAATTGACACGAGGTTATGATGATGATTGCTTTAGTCCTGTTGAGGGGTTTAGCCCAGCACCTGATCCAGGCAAAAGTGATGCATTCAGCTCCACTGCTGATATACAAATCCCTTCTCAGCTGACTGTAGGGAGTGAAGCACTGTTGTTATGTCACATGCCCTCTCGACCTACTGTAATAGACAAACCACTTGGTGTATCTCTAATGCCTTCTCAGTTGACAGTAGCCAAAGAATCACTTCAGATATCTTGCACTTCTCAGTCCACTATTACAGATGAACCACTAGAGAAATCTCAAAGGCCTTCTCAATCGACTTTGACAGATGAACCACTTGGTTTATCATGGACTGATGCTTCGAATCCTCGAAAGAGCTTCAGTGAACATTCTTCTACAAGTCCTGAAGTGGAAGGTAATATGAAGCCAAAAGATGTTTCAGTTAACCAACGGGTAAGAGGTTCAGAAACACAGCCTCCAGCATCATCAGCTGGTAACCAGGGAGAATCAGGTTCGGATATCCAACCTACTACTCCATCCACGGTTAGTGAATTGGAAGCAGGTTCCGACGTTCAACAACCTACACCATCCAACAAAGATGCTAGTCGGGGAACAGTAAAGGGAAGAGTAGCACAAGGAAATACGAACATGGTTTGGGGAAATGGTCGTGGCACAATTCAGCAACATGCTAAGACGAGTGCAGCCAATTCTACAGGCAAATCAGGCAGTTGGGGAAGCCAACCAAGGTATGGTGGGGACAGATTTTCTGGTCCAAGAGACCACCGTAATCATTTCCAaagcagagagagagattcaGGTTTTGGTAGGGACAGGTCTTCATGGAACAAGCATACATTGTGTGGTGATGGAAATGGAGCTAGTACATATAGACCCCCGCCCAAAGGGCACCGAGTTTGTAAATTTTATGAAAGCGGATACTGCAAGAAGGGAGCATCATGTAGTTATTGGCACCCATGATATTTTGGTTCCACACCTCCACTTTTCCGTAGGAAATTGCGTGCATTTAATTCTGCAATCACAATTTGTATCAGCAACCCCTGCCTGCCCCCTTGCCATTGTCCTAATTTAACTTGTACTTGGAGAATTCAGCTGGCATAAAATGCATATTTGTTCTTTGGATACTCCAGCTTAGAGCTGCATGCTCAACGGACTGGTAATTTTCTCATTTCTATGATTATCTTGGGGCACTGTTAGAACTCAAAATCACGATTTAATGTTTTCTTGGCCAAGCTCACTGTTTGCATCCTCTCAACTTCACCAGTGCATccgaacttttttttttttttaattatcaattcggttaattgaatatatatatatatatatatatatatatatatatatatatatatatatatatatatataatttcagatAATTGagtataatttttgaaattacaaaaaattatcttaattgatTGACTGCTTTTCTTTATTACATGAGTTAtcattatcatttgatttattataatataatctcCCATCccactctctcttttctttttttcttttttaaatttggaaATATTATactcaattgattgaaattgaaaatatagatatttaatcgattagatgcttttttttttttaattggttaaaaCATAGGGTGAAAATAATAGATTTATCtaatcttctttatctctaaACATGGCTAATTGTGGTGTCTAAGACAATTTATGATACGTATAACGATCATTCAAgggaatttattaatttaattattgttatattatatgatttactaatatttttaatgattacatattaattattaatgtcATAAACTGTTCTTTACCCTTATTttcctcaaactttttttcaaagaaatacaaaaactctaaaaaatgtatttcagtgccattttggttgatttttttaaaagcttttgaCCATTTCATTATTCTTAGTATTTCATACGAAGCTTtcaagaaaatgatgaaaaaatttgaaaaccaaaaaaaaaacccaaaaatcaagcgaaaaaagagtaaaaaataaataaagaaagaaaataagcgAAGAAAAATCATGGtagttgaaaaaatagaaagcaaAAAATGATGTGCTTGagcgaaaaaaagaaaaaaagaaaagaaaagggagcgAACATCTAGAACAGGAAAAAAAGGGACTAAAGTGAGCCAGAAAACCaaatatacaaaagaaaaaaggaaaaaaaccctaaaaaagaaaaagaaactctGCAACTCCGTTGACCCATATCACCAGCAGCCAACCTCCTTTTCTCCACCATGCTGACCACCATCATCATAGAACCAACAGCCACCATAAAAAATACCGTTATCCGGTCCTCTTCATCTCTCCAACTCCATGCTCCAACAGCCACAACTGACAACCATTTCCCAATCGccaacatttaaaaattaagatggtgtttagtaatttaaaaaaaatttaaatttatttttattttaaattaatatatttttaatatttttaaaattattttgttgtactgattttaaaaaataattttaaaaaaataaaaatattattaatatatttttttaaataaaatttttttataaaacaaccagAATCACACATGTAGTAATGTCAACTCTAAAACAGCCCCCTAAACCTCACCAGTTTCACGCACCGAAAGGCCACCTTAACCACCACTAAActgttgaatattaaactcaatccagaaggttCCAGTCAAGGTAGGCAACCACCCACCGACCAGctgcagccgccagccgccttcacaccaccggccgccagccgccttcacatttggaaagtttgaatttttgtattctgtttcgtgtataaatagagtgcccagttTATGTTAttgtgtgtggagagaattgagaggaacactagaaagagaaagagagagagagagggcgtgtttaagcttttgtgttgtaattgtaagcttcggttttgtgtaataaaacagtgtgttttatcccctctgagtgtctcaaag is a genomic window of Populus alba chromosome 5, ASM523922v2, whole genome shotgun sequence containing:
- the LOC118029816 gene encoding zinc finger CCCH domain-containing protein 44; the encoded protein is MRQQQEDYRPSIPDGTEEDAPKLFDNSLPISDPMSIDQCETTPQMDGSQLLGAPVTAATSDVDLSKRESVHTVPVVEVTNDSKIAEIITGKRKRGRPPKIQGKLGPPAFSAQRKKKDEEDVCFICFDGGSLVLCDRRGCPKAYHPACIKRDEAFFRSKAKWNCGWHICSSCQKASYYMCHTCTYSLCKGCTKDADYLCVRGNKGFCGTCMRTIMLIENIATGNQEMVQVDFDDTTSWEYLFKVYWIYLKAKLSLTVDELIKAKNPWKGDELPKAKNSWIGAGAMAHKQEPPGEFWHGNDKKGSFSNSYCGNVEAIHAKRRKMDQTKLHAEENTPFLEKSRVDQVMHLPEGTLWATKGLLEFVSHMKNGDMSVLSQFDVQSLLLEYVKRNNLRDPRQKSHIVCDARLIKLFGKERVGHFEMLKLLDYHFLVKEESPADDETAAMRISDAVGGQVEAVRNNDSQLMSGSDQRRKTRKRTDGRGPQINSNPEEYAAIDVHNISLLYLKRGLMEKLMDDAGKFHEKVVGSFVRIRTSGGDQKEDSYRLVQVVGTNKVAQSYTFGTRTTDIMLEILNLDKKEVISIDGISNQEFSEDECKRLSQSIKCGIIKPFTVGEIQKRAMVIQDVKVRDHLEADILRLNHLRDRASEKGHRKELRECVEKLEILKSPEERQRRLLEIPYVHTDPNINTSYESEEDAGVSHKKKQGDHARTRNASAGRNGAELNSSDRGNSPQNSAFSTAHSRDICTTFYVDRDGTTLVHERVSESMQNKGGEQIGLNGQNTSKNRAASTGSMTGDRNSEAAVQCGSYPGVASRNEPPPLSTGREQLVDIETDKLWHYQDPTGKTQGPFAMAQLRKWSTSGLFPRDLRVWKINEKPDDPILLINALVGRFHKEPALSHNRSSQAQEATVASDKDKMHEFGMNQSIDAVQLDNKNINWKSVQNNASVNCNDDDELLGSNAWDAHSSSWTTAMNVTIPNNGQAQLALQLLELSKGCKASSNQSNMCNSLSLFPSSGKLGETPLQVKEEHEDEKRIYDLSDVNGNSLKTPEGKNNIGKSDDRQADSESYSNQSSGQNWRPPVKSSSGWDSNSTLVSGTKSVETSQKNEEIEFFDLPCPTPKQQLEDLQGQAVESNHTTSKLPVLDSGPCWSTASSLVVGGAKLAGVASEWGGCSPAPVKPVEEWDSNHVSTSSLKPTDGGSDHAATLTPDSGQLTHTPPTHPVIDAPDWQPIIPEPAEFCSLVDESVSDLLAEVEAMESLGGLPSPTSKLCSAGELTRGYDDDCFSPVEGFSPAPDPGKSDAFSSTADIQIPSQLTVGSEALLLCHMPSRPTVIDKPLGVSLMPSQLTVAKESLQISCTSQSTITDEPLEKSQRPSQSTLTDEPLGLSWTDASNPRKSFSEHSSTSPEVEGNMKPKDVSVNQRVRGSETQPPASSAGNQGESGSDIQPTTPSTVSELEAGSDVQQPTPSNKDASRGTVKGRVAQGNTNMVWGNGRGTIQQHAKTSAANSTGKSGSWGSQPRYGGDRFSGPRDHRNHFQSRERDSGFGRDRSSWNKHTLCGDGNGASTYRPPPKGHRVCKFYESGYCKKGASCSYWHP